A genomic window from Streptomyces broussonetiae includes:
- a CDS encoding flavodoxin family protein — protein MTPSSPDTDAPPARYDDLRALVINCTLKRSPEKSNTQGLIDRSTAIMDAQGVHVDVVRAVDHDIATGVWPDMREHGWETDAWPDLYRRVLEADILVLAGPIWLGDNSSVTKQVIERLYACSSLLNEAGQYAYYGRVGGCLITGNEDGVKHCAMNVLYSLQHLGYTIPPQADAGWIGEAGPGPSYLDPGSGGPENDFTNRNTTFMTWNLLHLARALKDLGGIPAYGNQRTAWDAGCRRDYENPEHR, from the coding sequence GTGACCCCTTCGTCGCCCGACACCGACGCACCGCCGGCCCGGTACGACGACCTGCGTGCGCTGGTGATCAACTGCACCCTCAAACGCTCACCGGAGAAGAGCAACACCCAGGGACTGATCGACCGCAGCACCGCCATCATGGACGCGCAGGGCGTGCACGTGGACGTCGTACGGGCGGTGGACCACGACATCGCGACCGGTGTGTGGCCCGACATGCGGGAGCACGGCTGGGAGACGGACGCCTGGCCGGACCTCTACCGGCGGGTCCTGGAGGCCGACATCCTGGTACTGGCCGGACCCATCTGGCTGGGCGACAACAGTTCCGTGACGAAGCAGGTGATCGAACGCCTCTACGCCTGCTCCAGCCTGCTCAACGAGGCCGGGCAGTACGCCTATTACGGCCGTGTCGGGGGCTGTCTGATCACCGGCAACGAGGACGGCGTCAAGCACTGCGCCATGAACGTCCTCTACAGCCTCCAGCACCTGGGCTACACCATCCCGCCCCAGGCGGACGCCGGATGGATCGGCGAGGCGGGCCCCGGCCCCTCGTACCTCGACCCCGGCTCGGGCGGCCCGGAGAACGACTTCACCAACCGCAACACCACCTTCATGACCTGGAACCTGCTGCACCTGGCCCGGGCTCTGAAGGACCTGGGCGGCATCCCCGCCTACGGCAACCAGCGCACCGCCTGGGACGCCGGCTGCCGCCGCGACTACGAGAACCCCGAACACCGGTGA
- a CDS encoding acetolactate synthase large subunit — protein MSTEGATRSRTTAAADDVAHLLVRCLRAEGVEYVFGIPGEENIRFVDALSGSGIRYVLVRHEQAASFMAEIYGRLTGRAGVCSATLGPGAINLLLGTADAMTNSAPMVALAAQGSLRRTHKESHQVIDLVSMFAPVTQWAARVECPDAVPEMTRKAFKIAQSERPGAVFLAVPEDIEAERPAEHLAPLQIDTVHADAPSLTQIARAVEVLTTARRPVVLAGHGAARARASDALVRFAERLDIPVATTFHGKGVFPDDHPNALGAVGFMRHDYSNFGFDTADVVICVGYEIQEFDPTKINPDGDKRIVHVHRFPSEVDAHYPVAVGIEGDLSQALDALASALPEGFTYDSESIVKIRTLLDDELAYGRDNDAFPLVPQRVVSDVRTALDRHDIVLADTGAGKMWMSRLYPTYEPDTCLVSNGLSTMGFALPGAIAAKLARPDRRVLAMMGDGSFLMNSQELETADREHIPLVVLVLVDEEYGLITWKMELELGRHSHTRFTNPDLVAYAESFGAHGYRVESADQLLPALRRALDDEGVSVIACPVDYTENLRLTDRLGSLSGPF, from the coding sequence ATGAGCACCGAAGGCGCGACCAGGTCGCGGACCACGGCAGCAGCGGACGACGTCGCACACCTGCTGGTGCGCTGTCTGCGAGCCGAAGGCGTCGAGTACGTCTTCGGGATCCCCGGCGAGGAGAACATCCGCTTCGTCGACGCCCTGAGCGGCTCCGGGATCCGGTACGTCCTGGTGCGCCACGAGCAGGCCGCCTCGTTCATGGCCGAGATCTACGGACGGCTGACCGGCCGGGCCGGGGTGTGTTCGGCCACTCTGGGCCCCGGCGCGATCAACCTGCTGCTCGGCACCGCCGATGCCATGACCAACAGCGCACCGATGGTGGCCCTTGCCGCCCAGGGCTCGCTGCGCCGCACCCACAAGGAGTCGCACCAGGTCATCGATCTGGTATCGATGTTCGCCCCCGTCACCCAGTGGGCGGCCCGCGTGGAGTGTCCCGACGCGGTGCCGGAGATGACACGCAAGGCTTTCAAGATCGCGCAGAGCGAGCGCCCCGGTGCCGTGTTCCTGGCCGTGCCCGAGGACATCGAAGCGGAGCGGCCCGCCGAGCATCTGGCACCCCTGCAGATCGACACGGTGCACGCCGACGCGCCGTCACTCACGCAGATCGCGCGGGCGGTCGAGGTGCTCACCACGGCACGGCGTCCTGTCGTGCTGGCAGGCCATGGCGCCGCGCGAGCCCGCGCCTCGGACGCTCTCGTGCGGTTCGCCGAGCGGTTGGACATCCCGGTCGCGACCACCTTCCACGGCAAGGGTGTCTTCCCCGACGACCATCCGAACGCCCTCGGCGCGGTCGGCTTCATGCGCCACGACTACAGCAACTTCGGCTTCGACACCGCCGACGTGGTGATCTGCGTCGGCTACGAGATCCAGGAATTCGACCCCACCAAGATCAACCCCGACGGCGACAAGCGCATCGTGCACGTACACCGCTTCCCCTCCGAGGTGGACGCACATTACCCGGTCGCAGTGGGCATCGAGGGCGACCTGTCACAGGCGCTGGACGCACTCGCTTCGGCACTGCCCGAAGGGTTCACCTACGACTCGGAGAGCATCGTGAAGATCCGTACACTGCTCGACGACGAACTAGCGTACGGGCGTGACAACGACGCCTTCCCGCTGGTGCCCCAGCGTGTGGTGAGCGATGTCCGGACCGCCCTGGACCGCCACGACATCGTGCTCGCCGACACCGGCGCCGGGAAGATGTGGATGTCCCGCCTCTACCCCACCTACGAACCCGACACCTGCCTCGTCTCCAACGGCCTGTCCACCATGGGCTTCGCACTGCCGGGCGCCATCGCCGCCAAACTGGCCAGGCCCGACCGGCGCGTCCTGGCCATGATGGGCGACGGCTCCTTCCTGATGAACTCCCAGGAACTCGAAACCGCCGACCGCGAACACATCCCCCTGGTCGTCCTCGTCCTGGTGGACGAGGAGTACGGCCTGATCACCTGGAAGATGGAACTCGAACTCGGCCGCCACAGCCACACCCGCTTCACCAACCCGGACCTGGTCGCCTACGCCGAAAGCTTCGGCGCACACGGCTACCGGGTCGAGTCCGCCGACCAGCTGCTGCCCGCATTGCGTCGCGCCCTCGACGACGAAGGCGTCTCCGTGATCGCCTGCCCCGTCGACTACACCGAGAACCTGCGCCTGACCGATCGGCTCGGCAGCCTCAGCGGACCGTTCTGA
- a CDS encoding NADP-dependent oxidoreductase encodes MKACGVSGAGKEVALLELSEPSSPGPGQILVAVEAAGVGPWDELLNGAGWDVGLRPPAALGVEGAGKVLAVGAGVTGFAVGDRVLAHEAPLPGGSGFWAERVLINADHTAACPPGLDAVHAAALPVNGLTAWQSLEKLDLSRGQRLLITNGGGATGALAIQLAAAQGIEVTATASAAAAERLLGLGAREAVDYHDPNWSARVRGGFDAALTIATGTADAALPLVRDGGRLCSLTSDAPAEERGITSWNLYLEPNAAQLLRLAEQAAAGTLKLAPEPLPLSEGPAAFARVVTGRAGGKKIVLTPA; translated from the coding sequence GTGAAGGCGTGCGGAGTATCCGGGGCCGGGAAGGAAGTCGCCCTGCTGGAGCTGTCCGAACCGTCATCTCCCGGGCCCGGTCAGATCCTGGTGGCGGTGGAGGCGGCCGGGGTCGGCCCGTGGGACGAACTGCTGAACGGCGCCGGCTGGGACGTGGGGCTGCGCCCCCCGGCGGCGCTGGGAGTGGAGGGCGCGGGCAAGGTGCTGGCCGTCGGCGCGGGTGTCACCGGGTTTGCCGTGGGCGACCGGGTGCTCGCACACGAGGCCCCGCTGCCCGGGGGAAGCGGCTTCTGGGCCGAACGCGTTCTGATCAACGCCGACCATACGGCAGCCTGCCCACCCGGGCTGGACGCCGTGCACGCGGCGGCGCTGCCGGTCAACGGACTCACCGCCTGGCAGTCCCTGGAGAAACTGGACCTCAGCCGAGGACAGCGGCTCCTGATCACCAACGGAGGCGGGGCCACCGGAGCCCTGGCCATCCAGCTCGCCGCGGCCCAGGGCATCGAGGTGACCGCGACCGCCTCTGCTGCCGCCGCAGAGCGCCTGCTCGGTCTGGGAGCGAGGGAGGCTGTCGACTACCACGACCCGAACTGGTCGGCCAGGGTACGCGGCGGGTTCGACGCCGCACTCACCATCGCCACCGGCACGGCGGACGCCGCCCTGCCCTTGGTCCGGGACGGCGGTCGACTGTGCTCCCTGACCTCGGACGCGCCTGCGGAGGAACGAGGCATCACGAGTTGGAACCTCTACCTCGAGCCCAACGCCGCGCAGCTTCTCCGGCTGGCGGAGCAGGCCGCCGCGGGAACCTTGAAACTCGCACCGGAACCCCTGCCGCTGAGCGAGGGACCGGCCGCGTTCGCCCGAGTGGTCACCGGTCGGGCCGGCGGCAAGAAGATCGTGCTCACCCCAGCATGA
- a CDS encoding ABC transporter permease — protein MPAPETSPTRSVYSAFPTALRISVRDQTRNRLAGLLLLVFVPVWYLVMNAMASGEALDFKLYATGQVLRIDGGHLTLISAGLNSVTMITGFVVFDAVRKALAFDRRLVFAGYRQSTLIGAKTLAVTVVATAIALYTALAILFFWRPTGAGWFAVLAGFAIIALTYGAFGLLLGVLVKRDLDGFFLIIMGGLMDTFLQNPLGNPLANKPVLQWFPSFGPMQFAVGGAFGHTTLWGHLALGLGGTAAFSTAGLVIFRIRTRKRTGR, from the coding sequence ATGCCGGCGCCTGAGACCTCACCGACCCGATCCGTCTACAGCGCGTTCCCCACAGCTCTGCGCATCTCCGTACGCGACCAGACCCGCAACCGGCTCGCGGGACTTCTGCTCCTGGTCTTCGTGCCCGTCTGGTACCTGGTGATGAACGCCATGGCCTCGGGCGAGGCACTCGACTTCAAGCTGTACGCGACCGGGCAGGTCCTGCGCATCGACGGCGGCCACCTCACCCTGATCTCGGCGGGACTCAACTCCGTCACGATGATCACCGGATTCGTCGTCTTCGACGCCGTACGCAAGGCCCTCGCCTTCGACCGGCGGCTCGTCTTCGCCGGTTACCGGCAGTCCACCCTCATCGGCGCCAAGACCCTCGCCGTCACGGTGGTCGCCACCGCGATCGCCCTCTACACCGCACTCGCCATCCTGTTCTTCTGGCGGCCTACGGGGGCCGGTTGGTTCGCCGTACTCGCAGGATTCGCGATCATCGCCCTCACCTACGGCGCCTTCGGTCTCCTCCTCGGCGTCCTGGTCAAACGAGACCTGGACGGCTTCTTCCTCATCATCATGGGCGGGCTGATGGACACATTCCTGCAGAACCCACTTGGCAACCCGCTCGCCAACAAGCCCGTCCTGCAATGGTTTCCGTCCTTCGGCCCCATGCAGTTCGCCGTCGGCGGGGCGTTCGGCCACACGACCCTGTGGGGACACCTCGCACTGGGACTCGGGGGGACCGCCGCGTTCAGCACGGCAGGGCTGGTCATCTTCCGAATCCGGACCCGCAAGCGCACAGGCAGGTGA